One genomic region from Cucumis melo cultivar AY chromosome 9, USDA_Cmelo_AY_1.0, whole genome shotgun sequence encodes:
- the LOC103498062 gene encoding uncharacterized protein LOC103498062, translated as MARIWVAFALVFLLLFGGVSSVSATPPAKIVRGVLSNVVSSLVKKLWSMKSSAKTAVSSRSMMKFESGYTVETVFDGSKLGIDPYSVEVSPSGELLILDAENSNIHKISMPLSRFSRPKLVSGSAEGYSGHVDGHPREARMNHPKGLTLDERGNIYIADTMNMAIRKISDTGVTTIAGGRWNQGSGHIDGPSEDAKFSNDFDVVYVGSSCSLLVIDRGNKAIREIELNYNDCNTQYADSLNLGVVLLVAAGLFGYLLALLQRRVQAMFSSQKDQDVRSQQMMKATPVAPYQRPPLKSVRPSLIPSEDEPEKLEEGFFGSLGRLFVNSGSSMADIFGGLLSGFRRKPLNHQIHQQFQPVNRHPNAWPLQESFVIPDEDEPPSIETKTPTIKKTYPFMTQDLDRSHQFKPNRSYFSGWDGEFHQQQQQQQIQHHHQQQHIQHHHHQQQQQYHHRQYSAGPTTYYEKSCETNEIVFGAVQEQDGRREAMVIKAVDYGDPRYNHHNIRARYNYTGNPNSY; from the exons AAATTGTACGAGGGGTTCTTTCGAATGTGGTTTCTTCTCTTGTGAAGAAGTTGTGGTCGATGAAATCCAGCGCCAAAACTG CTGTTTCTAGCCGTTCGATGATGAAATTTGAGAGTGGATATACGGTTGAGACGGTGTTTGATGGTAGTAAGCTGGGAATCGATCCATATTCTGTTGAGGTGTCGCCTAGTGGGGAGCTTCTGATCTTAGATGCTGAAAACAGTAATATCCATAAGATCTCAATGCCGTTGTCTCGAT TTAGCAGGCCTAAGCTGGTTTCGGGATCAGCAGAGGGATACTCTGGACATGTCGATGGTCATCCAAGAGAAGCGAGAATGAACCATCCGAAAGGTCTTACTTTAGATGAAAGGGGAAATATATACATTGCAGATACAATGAATATGGCTATCAGAAAGATTAGTGACACAG GGGTTACAACGATTGCTGGTGGAAGATGGAACCAAGGGAGTGGTCATATTGATGGTCCAAGTGAAGATGCAAAGTTCTCAAATGATTTCGATGTCGTTTATGTGGGAAGTAGCTGCTCTCTTTTGGTTATAGACAGAGGAAACAAGGCAATTCGAGAGATTGAACTCAACTATAATGACTGCAATACGCAATATGCCGATAGTCTCAACTTGG GGGTAGTATTGCTGGTTGCTGCTGGTCTTTTTGGTTACCTTCTTGCTTTGCTCCAACGTAGGGTGCAAGCTATGTTTTCCTCACAGAAG GATCAGGATGTAAGAAGTCAGCAAATGATGAAAGCAACACCAGTTGCCCCATACCAAAGACCTCCTCTGAAGTCAGTGAGGCCCTCCTTGATTCCAAGTGAAGATGAACCAGAGAAACTGGAGGAAGGCTTCTTTGGTTCTCTCGGGAGGCTTTTTGTCAACAGTGGCTCATCTATGGCTGATATCTTTGGGGGATTGCTATCTGGATTTCGGAGGAAGCCTCTTAATCACCAGATTCATCAGCAGTTTCAACCAGTTAATAGACATCCAAATGCTTGGCCCTTGCAAGAAAGTTTTGTGATTCCAGATGAAGACGAGCCACCATCCATCGAAACAAAAACTCCCACAATAAAGAAAACCTATCCATTTATGACGCAAGATCTCGATCGATCTCACCAGTTCAAGCCGAACAGGAGCTACTTTAGTGGGTGGGATGGTGAATTCCAtcaacagcaacaacaacagCAAATACAGCATCATCATCAACAGCAGCATATACAACATCACCACCATCAACAGCAGCAGCAATATCACCATCGACAATACTCAGCAGGTCCAACGACCTACTACGAGAAGAGTTGCGAAACAAATGAAATTGTGTTCGGTGCAGTTCAAGAGCAAGATGGACGTCGTGAAGCTATGGTCATAAAAGCTGTTGATTATGGAGATCCGAGATATAACCATCACAACATTCGAGCTCGATACAACTATACTGGTAACCCCAACTCTTATTGA